The Gehongia tenuis sequence TGAGGCCACCGGCCTTTCGGAACTTCGCAGGCGCAGCATCCTGGGCCTGTCCGGCGGCCAGCTCCAGCGGGTCTTTCTCGCCCGCACCCTGGCCCAGCAGCCGAGGATCATTTTTCTGGATGAGCCCACCAATCACCTGGACCTCAAGCATCAGCTGGGCCTCATCGAATATTTAAAAAGCTGGTCCAGCGCGGGGGAGCGGTCGGTGGTGGGCGTGCTCCACGATATCAATCTGGCGAGGCGGCTCACGGACCGGGCGCTTCTCATGAAGGAGGGCAGGACCCTCTATCTCGGGTCCCTGGCCGAGGCGGGGCCGGCGCTGCTTGAGGAGGCCTACGGCGTGGATGTGGCGGGCTATATGCTCGATTCCCTGAAGAAATGGGAGGTGTGTGCGGATGTATCGAAGTCCCTATGAGGCGTACCCTTTCCTCAGCGAACCGGCGGAGGATCTGAGGTGCGATTTTGAGATCCTGACCGACCGGATCGCCAGCGAAGCGGGCTGGCTTTCCGGCATGCTGGAGGGGGAGCTGAAGGAGGAGGTGCTGGCTGTTGCCGAGCTCATCTACCACCTCAACCCGTCCCTGCGCACCTTTTTCTCGGTCACGGAGGCGGAGCTGACCTCCCTGAAGGACGGAACGGCCCGCCATGAAGCGGCCTGCCAGGACCGTCTGAAGCAGTTCGTCACGCCCCAGGGCACGCCGGCGGCTGGCCTCGCCCATGTCATCCGCACCGACTGCAAGGCGCTGGTGCGGCTCCTTTACCGTTACGGGGAGCGCCATGACGTGGATCCCCGGGTGATCGACATGGCGAATCTTCTCTCCGGCTATTTCTTCGCGCTGGCCCTTCGCCTCAACGCCCTTGCCGGCGTTTCCGAGCGCCCCTTCGTGAGCCGCAACTACAAACGGCGGGACTAACCCTTGTAAAACGGCATAAACTATGATATAATCCATTGTTCCAAGGGAAAGGAGGGAGCGGAATGGCTGTGGAAGGCATCAAAATCGCGGCGCAGAACAAGAAGGCGCGCCATGATTTTTTCATCGACGAGACGCTGGAAGCGGGCATCGCGCTCACCGGAACCGAGGTGAAATCCATTCGGCTTGGCAGGCTGAACCTGAAGGACAGCTATATCCTCATCCGAAACGGGGAAGCCTATCTGCAGGGCGTTCACATCAGTCCCTACGACAAGGGCAGTTATAACAATGTGGACCCCATGCGCACGAGAAAGCTTCTGCTGCATAAGCGGGAGATCATGAGGCTGTCCCAGCTGGTCCAGCAGAAGGGCCTCGCGCTGGTGCCCCTTTCGGTCTACTTCAAGTCCGGCAGGGCCAAGGTGTCCGTGGGGGTTGCCCGGGGCAAAAAGCTTTACGACAAGCGGGCGGATATGGCCGAAAAAGCGGCCAGGCGGGACGTGGAGCGTGCGTTCCGCGAACATCAGAAATGACATGGGGGCGTATTTGGTTTCGACGGGGATTTTGATGTGCAAGAAGCGAGCCGCGGTTCCTGGGGCCGCGTCAACAACCTGGGAAAACAATAACTGACAATCGTCAAAACTACGCTTTCGCGGCCTAATCGGCCGTGAAATGTCGGCCCTAAGCTACCCACGGCGTAGGTAGCCG is a genomic window containing:
- a CDS encoding ATP:cob(I)alamin adenosyltransferase; amino-acid sequence: MYRSPYEAYPFLSEPAEDLRCDFEILTDRIASEAGWLSGMLEGELKEEVLAVAELIYHLNPSLRTFFSVTEAELTSLKDGTARHEAACQDRLKQFVTPQGTPAAGLAHVIRTDCKALVRLLYRYGERHDVDPRVIDMANLLSGYFFALALRLNALAGVSERPFVSRNYKRRD
- a CDS encoding ABC transporter ATP-binding protein; the protein is MLEVKGLSAGYGEGDVIHDISFTVNYGENLCILGENGCGKTTLLRAVAGLIPASGEALLDGENLMAMKRGEIAARIAVLSQSAGAYFDYTVEETVMLGRYRHMRGRLFGGADDGDRAAVEEALEATGLSELRRRSILGLSGGQLQRVFLARTLAQQPRIIFLDEPTNHLDLKHQLGLIEYLKSWSSAGERSVVGVLHDINLARRLTDRALLMKEGRTLYLGSLAEAGPALLEEAYGVDVAGYMLDSLKKWEVCADVSKSL
- the smpB gene encoding SsrA-binding protein SmpB, which produces MAVEGIKIAAQNKKARHDFFIDETLEAGIALTGTEVKSIRLGRLNLKDSYILIRNGEAYLQGVHISPYDKGSYNNVDPMRTRKLLLHKREIMRLSQLVQQKGLALVPLSVYFKSGRAKVSVGVARGKKLYDKRADMAEKAARRDVERAFREHQK